In the Clostridiales bacterium genome, one interval contains:
- a CDS encoding ParB/RepB/Spo0J family partition protein, which translates to MSIRKGLGRGLDALFSDNDYSERVIDTANQEAETEIEIHKLFPNPNQPRRSFDAQSLNELADSIKIHGVIQPLIVTKREDKYMIIAGERRWRAAKIAGLLKVPVVIKDYSDQKISEISLIENLQREDLNPIEAARAIKRLMAEYNYTQEKVAERLGKSRPAIANTLRLLTLDQEIIEMILDGKLSAGHARALLGIEDKDQQLKFANAAIQKQMSVRDLENAVKKLLAPKPQTKPIFAMRQSIELRELIYDMQRVFATKVTVYGNENKGRIYIDYFSRDDLDRISELINSFKNR; encoded by the coding sequence ATGTCAATTAGAAAAGGTTTAGGCCGCGGTCTGGACGCGCTTTTTAGCGATAACGATTATAGCGAAAGAGTAATAGATACCGCCAATCAAGAAGCTGAAACCGAGATAGAAATACATAAATTATTTCCCAACCCCAATCAGCCACGCAGATCTTTTGACGCGCAAAGCCTAAACGAGCTGGCAGATTCCATAAAAATTCACGGCGTCATTCAGCCTTTGATTGTAACCAAGCGGGAAGATAAATATATGATAATAGCGGGCGAAAGAAGATGGCGCGCGGCTAAAATAGCCGGCCTGTTAAAAGTGCCCGTAGTTATCAAAGACTATTCCGATCAAAAAATAAGCGAAATATCGCTAATAGAAAACCTCCAAAGGGAAGATCTAAACCCCATAGAAGCCGCAAGAGCGATCAAAAGGCTGATGGCTGAATATAATTACACCCAAGAAAAAGTGGCCGAAAGGTTGGGCAAAAGCCGTCCGGCTATCGCCAATACGCTGAGGCTTTTGACCTTAGACCAAGAAATAATAGAAATGATTTTGGACGGCAAATTAAGCGCAGGTCATGCTCGCGCGCTTTTAGGCATAGAGGATAAAGACCAGCAACTAAAATTCGCCAATGCCGCCATCCAAAAACAAATGTCAGTAAGGGATTTGGAAAACGCCGTAAAAAAATTATTGGCGCCCAAACCACAGACCAAACCAATTTTCGCTATGCGTCAAAGCATAGAGTTAAGGGAATTGATTTACGACATGCAAAGGGTGTTTGCCACCAAGGTTACGGTCTATGGCAACGAAAACAAAGGAAGGATTTATATAGATTATTTTTCCAGGGACGACCTGGACAGGATAAGCGAGCTTATAAATTCTTTTAAAAATAGATAA
- the yyaC gene encoding spore protease YyaC, with amino-acid sequence MKTISFSSTSSNNSLADTLLKKLRSFRSLPVILCIGSDKVTGDCLGPLCGHLLVNIYNTPCYVYGTLDLPVTAKNLESTLDFIKARHPGQKIWAVDACVGKPQDVGVIKVGSGLYPGSFWGHNLPRSGNLGITACVASDNGNDFQTARLGNVFKLADIIAQALDKSLRIHVSLQKIYRPSNNIISASN; translated from the coding sequence ATGAAAACCATCTCTTTTTCGTCCACATCCTCAAACAATTCTTTGGCGGATACGCTGCTGAAAAAGTTGCGATCTTTCCGCTCCTTGCCCGTCATTTTGTGCATCGGCAGCGACAAAGTCACAGGCGATTGCTTGGGTCCTTTGTGCGGGCATTTGCTGGTCAATATTTACAACACCCCTTGCTATGTTTATGGGACATTGGATTTGCCCGTAACGGCCAAAAATCTAGAAAGCACGCTGGACTTTATAAAGGCCCGCCATCCAGGCCAAAAAATTTGGGCGGTCGACGCCTGCGTAGGAAAACCGCAGGATGTGGGCGTTATCAAAGTCGGCTCGGGGTTATATCCCGGCTCTTTTTGGGGCCATAACCTGCCCCGTTCGGGCAATCTGGGAATAACCGCCTGCGTGGCCTCTGATAACGGCAATGATTTTCAAACAGCGAGATTGGGTAATGTTTTCAAACTTGCCGATATAATCGCGCAAGCCCTTGACAAAAGCCTGCGCATACATGTAAGTCTCCAAAAAATATACCGACCAAGTAATAACATTATATCAGCGTCCAATTAA